Proteins from a genomic interval of Ciona intestinalis chromosome 9, KH, whole genome shotgun sequence:
- the LOC100177537 gene encoding cyclin-dependent kinase 12 isoform X3 — MPLSRHPAPLQESKWEKKHQNQEKNIKSVKPLVAYQSFSSSSDSDSKPLRNKVEKVVKTVSKSVKSDQHKSSQRTVTIKSSVIPTTSKREVKVKVESKEHKRSKDKKEFRFNSNHTNTSKQRKEKSKESSTRRKSSSSKSTADRNFSDFTSESEENCDAMDRRPHHPYDARGYPPRSPFRRHNDGWGRYDGPRSPPHGYPPRYVQRPALPIIRRSVTPPHSPRYHSPPSRREVYNEPRFMDQDRRFDNQSPHYGHPMHSPRQKSGFGSGNQDIDMRPETAALNPHIDMLHNTSLNSKQNITAHPRTDERKSRDRLPQDENQRKSAARDRSSSRSHSRSKHRKHKKHKRSRSSHHRHHSKRSRSKRHSSSNSSAESTDSNNDDQHSDSSQTTRSSQKSKTEALTSNLMTVKDLAAQLSENRKKLKEEEEKSHRKRKHKHHKRRKDKKRKTSRKRKAESSESHSEVENEIHSVPLPSEATLTHNEQNTSINQQVLVTVSSNEVPQAQDNEWKSPIQTPPLPNDLLAVAMDAHTKDVDHRVAMQHAQSIKFEEMASKVNSSVKDEISSALESSAFPNRLVEPDPPADQSATSDLQPTNDKKPVKEDVVPTKKGLHDLPLPPILPSLSTTDDEPAHTPPHSDKDQVKKKRPKICGPRTREVVQTENDWGSMCVDEYAFISITGEGTFGQVYKARDKHTDEICALKKVRLDNEREGFPITAVREIKILRQLQHRNIVCLKDVLTDKSDATDFRKEKECAFYLVFEYMDHDLMGLLESGMVHFNENHIKSFMKQLLDGLNHCHKKGFLHRDIKCSNILLNNKGEIKLADFGLARFFNKDEQRPYTNRVITLWYRPPELLLGEEMYTPSIDIWSCGCILAELFTKKPLFQADRELAQLECISRVCGSPCPAVWPDVIKLPHFHTMKPKRQHRRKLREDFSYLPTLAIDLLDQMLTLDPSKRFTAEEALNCPWLKNVDTKNMTMPDFPHWQDCHEMWSKKRRKEMRETARLAEGKSATNDKKPAVKKDTDLRSNKSSDTSNNSSSQPEASSAASADNKSSEQDALVRLMQEKPDMNLAQLAKAWKMPIDEESVKLLSSVNIKVLFAALSKKNVKDTSSEGLTGLLDQLQKTLGNAVKNSAKEPPTQQVNVAPLPSRPGLQGPSSHETSERSVIASSQGKHKRTTKDGERRTEVQKNDHGHKTNEIHDKFKVENHNPHHHHSSRAGNLNQSSHSSNEMKHPSASYQSAERRSEKRDSRSDKQFFYSNGRHNS, encoded by the exons ATGCCCCTAAGTCGACACCCAGCCCCTCTTCAGGAATCAAAGTGGGAAAAAAAGCATCAGaatcaagaaaaaaacattaagtCCGTAAAGCCATTGGTTGCTTACCAGTCGTTTAGTTCATCTTCTGATTCTGACTCAAAGCCACTAAGGAATAAAGTtgaaaaagttgtaaaaacagTGTCGAAATCTGTGAAGTCCGATCAGCATAAAAGTTCACAGAGAACAGTTACAATCAAATCAAGCGTTATTCCAACTACAAGCAAACGCGAGGTCAAGGTTAAGGTTGAGTCAAAAGAACATAAAAGATCCAAAGATAAGAAAGAGTTTCGTTTTAATTCAAACCACACAAACACATCCAAACAAAGAAAGGAAAAATCTAAGGAGTCGTCAACAAGAAGAAAATCAAGTTCAAGTAAAAGTACTGCAGATCGCAATTTTTCCGATTTTACCTCTGAAAGTGAAGAAAATTGTGACGCAATGGACCGACGCCCACACCACCCCTATGATGCAAGGGGATACCCACCAAGAAGTCCGTTTCGAAGGCACAATGATGGCTGGGGGCGATATGACGGACCCCGTTCACCTCCTCATGGCTACCCACCCAGATATGTACAACGCCCTGCACTTCCTATTATTCGAAGATCTGTGACCCCTCCTCATTCCCCTCGTTATCACTCTCCACCAAGCAGAAGAGAGGTCTACAATGAACCACGATTCATGGACCAAGATCGTAGATTTGACAATCAATCGCCTCACTATGGTCACCCAATGCATTCACCTCGCCAAAAATCCGg ctTCGGCAGTGGCAACCAGGACATTGATATGCGTCCCGAGACTGCTGCTCTAAATCCTCATATAGATATGTTGCATAATACGTCACTCAACTCGAAACAAAACATCACTGCTCATCCAAGAACAGATGAACGCAAATCAAGAGATAGATTGCCTCAAG atgaaaaccAAAGAAAATCTGCAGCTCGGGACAGAAGTAGCTCTCGTTCGCACAGCCGAAGCAAgcatagaaaacataaaaaacataaacgaaGCAG ATCTTCACACCATCGGCATCATTCCAAACGATCCAGGTCAAAAAGGCATTCAAG ttcgAATTCTTCAGCAGAAAGCACGGATAGCAACAACGATGATCAGCATTCTGATAGCTCTCAGACAACC AGATCATCGCAAAAGTCGAAAACAGAAGCACTGACTTCAAATCTTATGACGGTGAAAGACTTGGCAGCTCAACTTAGCGAAAATCGTAAAAAGCTTAAAGAAG aagaagaaaaaagtcATCGGAAAAGAAAACACAAGCATCATAAACGAAGAAAGGataagaaaagaaaaacaagtcGCAAACGAAAAGCTGAAAGCAGCGAGAGTCACAGTGAAGTTGAGAATGAA ATACATTCTGTTCCACTTCCATCCGAAGCTACTTTAACGCACAACGAGCAAAATACGAGCATCAACCAACAAGTTCTGGTTACTGTAAGCAGCAACGAGGTCCCTCAAGCACAag ATAATGAATGGAAATCTCCTATCCAAACCCCACCTCTTCCAAACGATTTACTTGCAGTTGCGAtg gATGCGCACACCAAGGACGTTGACCATCGTGTGGCAATGCAACACGCACAGTCAATCAAGTTTGAAGAAATGGCTTCGAAAGTTAATTCTTCAG TGAAAGATGAAATATCGTCAGCGCTCGAATCTTCTGCATTTCCCAACAGATTGGTCGAACCGGATCCTCCAGCCGACCAATCAGCAACGAGCGATCTACAACCAACCAATGATAAAAAACC AGTAAAAGAAGATGTAGTTCCAACAAAGAAAGGATTACATGATCTTCCTCTTCCTCCGATCCTTCCATCTTTATCAACAACTGATGATGAACCTGCGCACACACCCCCACACAGCGATAAGGATCAAGTAAAGAAGAAAAGGCcaaa aaTATGCGGACCAAGAACAAGGGAAGTTGTTCAAACTGAGAATGACTGGGGTTCAATGTGTGTAGATGAATATGCATTCATATCTATCACTGGTGAAGGAACGTTTGGTCAAGTTTATAAAGCAAGAGATAAACATACGGATGAAATATGTGCGCTTAAAAAG GTTCGATTGGACAACGAAAGGGAAGGTTTTCCGATCACTGCTGTTCGGGAAATCAAAATTCTTCGTCAGTTACAACATCggaacattgtttgtttaaaagatgTTTTGACTGACAAGTCAGATGCAACTGACTTCAGGAaggaaaaag AATGTGCATTCTATCTTGTGTTTGAATACATGGACCATGACTTGATGGGGTTGCTGGAATCGGGGATGGTTCATTTTAATGAAAACCACATCAAATCCTTTATGAAGCAGCTACTGGATGGACTTAATCATTGTCATAAGAAAGGGTTTCTACACAG AGACATCAAATGTTCAAATATTCTGTTGAACAATAAAGGAGAAATCAAACTTGCAGATTTTGGATTAGCAAGGTTTTTCAACAAAGATGAACA ACGTCCGTACACAAATCGTGTGATCACGTTATGGTATCGACCGCCTGAACTTTTACTTGGTGAGGAGATGTACACGCCGTCTATTGATATTTGGAGTTGTGG GTGTATTTTGGCGGAGCTTTTCACCAAGAAACCATTGTTTCAAGCTGATCGTGAGCTTGCACAGCTTGAATGTATAAGTCGTGTATGCGGTTCCCCATGCCCTGCAGTATGGCCTGATGTTATTAAACTTCCACATTTTCATACAATGAAACCAAAGAGACAACACAGAAGGAAATTGAGGGAAGATTTCAGTTA CTTACCCACGCTTGCTATTGATCTACTCGACCAAATGTTAACGTTGGATCCAAGCAAACGTTTCACGGCTGAAGAAGCGCTTAACTGCCCCTGGCTCAAAAATGTTGACACCAAAAATATGACGATGCCTGA TTTTCCTCATTGGCAAGATTGCCACGAAATGTGGAGCAAAAAGAGACGAAAAGAGATGAGAGAAACCGCTCGGTTGGCTGAGGGGAAATCGGCaacaaatgataaaaaaccTGCAGTG AAAAAAGACACCGACCTACGTTCAAATAAAAGTAGCGACACATCCAACAACAGTAGCAGCCAGCCTGAAGCATCTTCG GCTGCTAGTGCTGACAACAAGTCCAGTGAACAAGACGCATTGGTTCGACTGATGCAAGAAAAGCCAGATATGAACCTTGCCCAACTTGCAAAAGCATGGAAGATGCCAATAGATGAAGAAAGCGTCAAACTGTTGTCATCTGTTAATATTAAAGTCCTATTTGCTGCTCTTAGTAAAAAGAATGTAAAAGATACATCATCAGAag GCTTGACTGGTCTATTGGATCAGCTCCAGAAAACGCTTGGAAATGCTGTGAAAAATTCTGCCAAAG AACCACCAACTCAACAAGTTAATGTTGCACCTCTACCATCACGACCAGGATTGCAAGGTCCTTCATCTCATGAAACATCTG AAAGATCTGTCATAGCTTCAAGTCAAggaaaacataaaagaacaacAAAGGATGGTGAACGTAGGACAGAGGTGCAAAAGAATGATCATGgacataaaacaaatgaaatacaTGACaagtttaaagttgaaaatcATAATCCACACCACCATCATTCGTCCAGGGCAGGAAATTTGAATCAGAGTTCACATTCTTCCAATGAAATGAAACATCCTAGTGCCTCGTACCAATCTGCTGAAAGAAGGAGTGAAAAGAGAGATTCTCGTTCTGACAAACAATTTTTCTACTCCAACGGCCGACATAATAGTTAA